The following nucleotide sequence is from Dyella sp. BiH032.
CCACGCCCGTTCCGTCGAGCGCCGCGCCATCGCCACCGCCCTGGGCGTACACCAGGCCACGGCGACCTGGATGCAGCACGCCCCGCGCATGGTGCTGGAGTTTCCCGAGGGCGAGCAGGTCGTGCATCGCATGGAAACGGACGCCGTCGCGCAGCGCCTTGCCGCCGGCTGACGTCAGAGCCGCTCGCGGCGGACGTGCTCCACCGCGACCAGGTCCTCATGGTCGCCATTGATGTACAAGCGCTTGCCCAGCCGCGGATAGTCGCAAACGTCCTGCTCGAGCCGCTGCCCGGCCACCAGCAGCACCAGCGGCTCGTCGCCGGTATTGCGCAACACGTGTGCCGGACCCCGTCGTGGAAAACCCAGAAAGTCGCCGGCCGCAATCGGGCAACGCTCCTCGCCGATGTCCGCCTCGCCCTGCCCGGAAAGCACGTAGACGCACTCTTCCTCGTAAAGGTGCCGGTGGTACTCGGACGACTCGTTCCCCGGCAGCAGCGTGATCATGTGGAAGCCGAACTGCGTGAGCCCCGTCGCGTCGCCAAGGGATTTGCGCAACCGCACCGCCTTCGGATTGAGCGAGTGCACGTTGCGCTGCGCCGGCATCGCTTCGATGGCCGATGCCTTCAGCAACTCGCGTGGTGTATTCATGACCGCTCCCCGCCGCCGATGTCAGACGGGGAGTATCTCCGCTGGCCGCCGAGCGAACAAACCGACGGCGCCGCCGGCACCCCGGCGGGCGCTCGTCTGCGCGCTCAACGCGCGTCCGCGTCGATCGCCGCCGGCACGTAGGAACCGGTGGACGCGGGCGATTCGAACAGCCGCCACCAGCGCTCGCCCGCATGCGGCGCCGCCAGGTCCAGGCGTTCGCCCATGCGTGGCGTGGACAATGCCACGCCGTGTGAGGATGCCAGCGCGCTCACCTGTTCGAACGGGTCCTGCCAGCGATGCATCGCTAGGTCGAACGTGCCGTTGTGGATCGGCAGCATCCAACGGCCGCGCAAGTCCAGGTGCGCCTGCACCGACTCGGCCGGCTGCATGTGCACGTAAGGCCATTGCGGATCGTAGGCGCCGGTTTCGATGAAAGTGACGTCGAACGGCCCAAGCCGCTCGCCGATGGCCTTGAATCCGTCGAAGTAACCCGTGTCGCCGCTGAAGAACACGCGCAAGTCCTCATCGATGATCGCCCAAGAAGCCCATAGCGTGCGGTCCCCGTCGAACATCCCGCGGCCGGAAAAATGCTGCGCAGGCGTGGCGACGAAACGGACACCGTCGACCTCGGTCTCCTGCCACCAGTCGAGCTGGCGCACCTTGGACGCATCCACGCCCCATGCCACCAGCCGGTCGCCAACGCCAAGCGGCGCCAGGAACACGTCCACGCGGCTGGCCAGGTACTCGATGGTGTCGCGGTCCAGATGGTCGTAATGGTCGTGCGAGAGCACGACGCCGCGAATCGGCGGCAGTTCGTGCAAGGCGATCGGTGGTGAGTGAAAGCGCTTCGGCCCCATCCAGCGGAACGGCGAGGCGCGCTCGGCGAAGACCGGGTCGGTCAGCCAGAAGCCGCCATGCAGCTTCAACAGCAGGGTGGAGTGGCCCAGGCGATAAAGGCTGCGGTCCGGCGCCGCCTCCAGCTGTGCCCGGGTGAGACGCTGCACCGACAGCGGCGCATCAGGCACCGAATCGCGCGGTTTGTTGGTCATCATGTTCCAGATGATGCCCAGCATCTTGCCCAGGCCTTCGGCCGGGCGCGGCGCGGGATTGCGGAAGCGGCCGTCGCGGCGCTGTGGGGACGTCCCGTAGGCATCCGGGCCAGGGCGGCGCCGTGCGCGCAGGCCGGCCAGCATGGCCAGGGCGGCGGCGATCAGGGCGATCACGGTACTCATCGGCGTTTCTCGGAAGGAGGGGCAAGAGGAAACTACACCGAGCAGTGTAGTTTCGATGTGGACGAAAAGTAAACCCATGGGTGTAAAATCCGGGTCATGCCCACGCCAGCCCGCCCCGCCCGCCTTACCGACCTCAAGCGCGCCGCCATCGTGGAGGCCGCCATCGACGAATTCCGCACCGCCGGCTACGAGGCCACCAGCATGGACCGCATCGCGGCCCGGGCCGATGTCTCCAAGCGCACGGTGTACAACCACTTCCCGAGCAAGGAGGTGCTGTTCGCCGAGATCCTCCACCAGCTTTGGAAAGCCAGCCACGACGGCGAAGACCTCGCCTACCGCACCGACCTCCCGCTGCGCGACCAGCTGCTGGAACTGGTCGCGCAGAAACTGCGCCTGCTCAACGACGAGGCATTCGCCTCGCTCGCACGCGTCGCCATCGCCGCGGCGATCCATTCGCCCGAACGCGCGCAGGACATGGTCGCGCGCATGAACGAACGCGAAGAGGGGCTGACCGTGTGGCTGCGCGCCGCCAAGGCGGACGGCCGCCTGAAGATCAAGGACCCGGTCTTCGCCGCGCACCAATTGCAGGGACTGGTGAAGACCTTCGCGTTCTGGCCGCAGATCACGCTGGGACAGCCACCGTTGACGCCCAGGGAGCGCAAGCGCGTCGCCGAGTCGGCCGTCGACATGTTCCTGGCTTACTACGCTTGAACGGCGCGCGTTCTCCCGCGGCGTAAACAAGCCGCACAGGACGGCGAAAACTTAGCTCGCACTTAGCGCTTTTTTCCTGCGCCCGCAGCGTTTTGCGCCATCAAGCTTGGCGCGGCGGGGCCGATACCTGGGTCATACCCGCTATCGCCACACGCAGCCGCTCGCATGTCCGCCAAACGCTTTACCGTCCGCGCCCGTCTCGCCTCCGCCTTCGGCCTCCTCACCCTGCTCGTGCTCGCCACGGCCGTCGCCGGCGGCTGGGGCATCCTCGGCCTCAACCGCACTGCCGTCGCCACCTTGCAGGGCGACGTCAGGTTCTCCACCGTCATCCGTCGCGTTCAGGCCGACCTGCTGGAACTGCGTCGCTTCGAGAAAGACAGCTTCATCAACATCGGCGATACCGACGCCGTCGCGTCGTATCACGGCAAGTGGACGCAGGTGCACGACCGTACGCTGCGCGACCTCGATGCGATGCGCGCCTTCCCGGCCGGCACGGCCTCGGCGGATCGCTTCGCCGGCCACCTGAAGACCTATACGGAAGGCTACGAAGGGGCCATGGCCCGCGTGGCCGCGCACACGCTGGCCAGTACGCGCGACGCCAATACGTTCTTCACCCAGTTCAAAGATTCCATCCGTGCGCTGGACGATCTGTCTGCCGCCCTCGCCGCCGAGGCCGACCGCCGCGTGGACGGCATCGAGCCGCAACTGCATGCCCGCGCCATCACGGCGATGAGCGTGTCGGGCATCGCCGTGATCGGCGCCATCGCGATCGCCGTGCTGCTGTCCGTCCTCACCACCCGCCGCATCATGACTCCGCTGATGCGCGCCCGCGGCCTGGCCACGGCGATCAGCGAAGGGCATCTGGCGAATGCGTTGCAGGTGGAAGGCAACGACGAGTTCGCCGATACCCTGCGCGCACTGCAGACCATGGACGGCAAGCTGGCCGCGATGGTCGGCGACGTGCGCATCGTCGCCGAGCAGGTGGCCGCAGCCGCGCGCGACATCTCCGCGGGCAATGACCATCTGTCGAACCGCACGCAGGAACAGGCTGCGTCGATCGAGGAAACCGCGGCATCGATGGAACAGATGACTGCCACGGTCAGCCGCAACGCCGAAGGCGCCGAGCAGGCCCGCGAACTCACGCAGGCGGTGCGCAAGGACGCCGAGCGCGGCGGCGAAGTCGCGCACGAGGCCATGGACGCCATGCATGGCATCCACCGCGCCAGCGGCGACATCGCCCAGATCATCGCCCTGATGGATGAGATCGCCTTCCAGACCAACCTGCTCGCGCTCAACGCCGCCGTGGAAGCCGCCAGCGCCGGCCCGCATGGCCGCGGCTTCGCCGTCGTGGCCGCCGAGGTGCGTGCACTCGCCCAACGCAGTGCTGCGGCCGCGAAGGACATCAAGCGCCTGATCACCGACAGCGGGGAGAAGGTGACGCAGGGCGTCGAGCTGGTCGGACGCGCCAGCCAGGCCCTGCAGGGCATCCGCGCCGGCGTGCGCAACGTCAATGGCATCGTCGAGGAAATCGCCGCCGCGTCGCAGGAGCAGACGCAGGGCATCCATCAGGTCAATACCGCGATCGCCACGATCGACAGCGTCACGCAGCAGAATGCCGCGCTGGTGGAGGAAGCGAGCTCGGCCAGCCGTACTGCGCTGGAGCTGGCGCAGTCGCTGCTGCAACAGGTGGCGTTCTTCAAGATCCGGCAGGCGGCCTGATCGGCCAGGCCCGCGCCGCCCAAGGTCGCGACGCGGGCACGCCGGCAAGATCTCGCTGAGCGCGCTCAGCGGGACGATGGTTTTTCCAGCACCGCCAACCTTCCCTTGGCGTGCTCGTTGCCGGGGTTGCGCTCCAACGAGAGGCGGTAGTTGGTGATGGCCTGTCCGTGGTCGCCCAACGCCTCGTAGGCTTCGGCGAGGCTGTCGTACACGTTCGCGCTCGCGGCATACTGCGTGGTGTTGTAGGCGAACACGTTCACGGCCTCCCGGGTCCGCTTCTCCTGGAGCAGCCGGTAGCCCCACGCGTTCACATAACCTTCGGTCAAATGCAGCCGCGGATGAGCGCGCCGCACCCCGGCAATAGTGCCGGCGACATCGCCGAAACCTTGCTCCGCGAACGCCCGGTCCAGCGCCGTTTGCGCCGGCGACGCACCGAAGACGGCGTCGTGGATGCGCTCGGCCACCGCCTGCAGCTCGCCCTGGGTCGTGGTCGCGCTGCGGTTGGCCAGCAACACGACGCCGTAACCGTCACTGGGATACAGCTCCATGTAGCTGGCGAAACCGAAGGTGCCGCCGGAATGCGACAGCCGCACCTGGCCATCGATGGTGGTCTCGATCACCCAGTTGAAGCCGATCGCGCGCTCGCCGGCGTCGCCCCATTGCGGCTGGTGCGTGAGCTTGACCGCCGGATCGCTCTCGTCGAGCTGTCGCTCGAGATACCGGGCCATATCGCGCGTGCTGTAGCGCAAGCCACCCGCCGCGCGTGTCACCGGCGCGTCCCAGACCGGCGCCGCGCGCCCATCCCCGGTGTAACCGATGGCCATGCGGTCCGCGCGGTTCTTGTCCGTGCCGCTGGCCATACCCAGCGGCCGCTCGATGCGCTCGGCCAGCACGGTCTCGAACGGTTTCCCGAAAAGCCGCGCATCGATCAGGCCCACCACTTGCGCGGCCACATTGGAATGAGCCGGCGTCTTGCCGGGCTCGCGCTGCAGCGACGCCTGGCGCAGGTCGGCCAGGAACTGTGCCGCGGTATAGCCATTGAGCCGTTTCACGATGAGGAATGGGACGTCCGCGGGCTTGGCCTGCTTCATGTCCTGGACCAGCGCATCGGGCAGGTTGTCGGGCAAGCCCGACGTGGTCGCCACCAGTTCACGCAGGGTGACCGGGCGTCCTTCATAGGCCAGCCCCGGATAGTCACACTCGGGCAGGTAGCGCCGCATGTCGTCGCCGAGCTGCGCCTTGTGCGCCACGATGGCCTGCGCCAGCAGCAGGCTGCCGAAAGTCTTGGTGATCGAGCCGATCTCGTAGACCGTGTCGGCGGTGGGCGGCACAGCCTTGCCACGCTCCTTCGTGCCGGCATCGAGGAAACTCGCCTTCCCGCCGCGCACCACCGCGATGGAAAGTCCATCGGCGTGCCCGGCCTTCACGAACGCATCGCCGGCCGCCTTCGCCGCGGGTTCCCATGCCTTGGTGTCGGTATGCGCCTGCTCTGCGCAAACCGACGCGACCATCCCCATGCCGGCGACGGCCAGCGCGACCATCCACCACGAACGTGCCATGTGCTTCCCCTTTCCCTTGGCGACGGTTCGCCCTTGGCTCCGCAATCTAGCCGGCAGCATCGGAGGCACCATGTGCCTGAGGCCACATCGGGGGGCGTGACTTCTGGCCGACCAGGCCGTCATCATGGCGGCTCGCCGGCATCTGCTGAGCCGTTGTATCCGGAGTTTTTCCATGACGAGCAAACCCCATTCCGACACGCCGACTGGACAGGACGACGCCAGCGGCGCACCGCAACCTCCCGGCATGCACCGTCCGCATCACGGTGTGCTGGACACGGTCGAAACCACGGCGCTGGACGAAGTCGAGCACGAGAACGCACTGCGCGACTCCACCCTGCGCACGCCACGCTGAGCACCGTCCGCCCGGTCGCTGTCAAACGGTCATGCCGGCGCGGCCGTCGCTACGGCAAGTAGTAGAACGTGGCGACATACACGAGCAGGGCGACCAGGATGGCGCCGAGCGTGAGCACCGCGGTCACCAGGCCGATGCCGAGCAAGGCCCATGGCCCGGCTTTTCTCCAGCCGCCATCGTCGCGTGCGGCCCCTGCGGTAACCCATAGCGTCGCCAGTCCCGCCAGCATCCATGGAACCCAAGGCACCAGCACTTCCGGCAGCAGTTCGAGGGCGGCGATCCCAGCCAGTGGCGCCATGAGCAAGCCGATGATCAGCCGGGCGGCGATGCCTGCACCATTCGCGTCATCTTCATGGCGTGCCGCTTCTTCGCCCAAGTATTCACTCCCTGAGTGCGACCCCACTACGCGGCCGAATCACTGAAAGGAACGGCCACGACCTGATACTCGTCGTGCCGGCATGCGATCCCCGGGCTACTGTAGCCAGATCCAGGCATCGCTCCGCCTCCCCCCGGATGCTCCATGCGCGCTATCGACCCTCTCGCCGTCCATCTCGAAACCCTCGAACGGGAGTTGCTCGCCCCATCGGTGCGCAAGTCGCCGCGCGTGGATCAGCTCCTTGCGGAGGACTTCATGGAGTTCGGCCGCTCCGGCCGCGTGTTCTCCAAGACCGACATCGTCGTCGCCCTGCGGGACGAAGCGTCCGTCGCCATGACCGCCACCGACTTCCGGTTACGCATGCTGGCCCCGGACGTCGCCCTGCTGACCTATCGCAGCTGCCGGCAGACGGAACCGGCCCTGCATGCGCTGCGCAGCTCGATCTGGCGGCGCGAGGGCGGGCAGTGGCGGCTGGCGTTCCACCAGGGGACGCCGACCCTGGCGTGACCGCGTCCATGACAACGTGGTCGTCGCCCATTCGGCCGCATCCAGGCCGCCGGATGCCTGACGCCACGGCTTCCTTAGCCGGCCTTTAGGAACGAGTCATGTGTGCACTGCAAAACGCGCGCATCGGCGTCCTGCTTGAATCGATTCAAATTAGACCGTCCAAATTTTTGCGATGCGCCATAAAACGGCACCCGCTCAATGGCTTGCAGAGCCAGGCTTGACATTTAGATCGTGATAAAAATGCGTTGACAACGTTATCCCTGGCCTTAAGACTTCGCCCCACTTCTCCGTCGGAAGGGAGTGACGCTCCGCGCAGGACAGGTTTTCCTCCGATGCGGCCGCATCGACCGGACGACCGGCGCGGGGAACAGGCAACGGCGATCGATGCCGGCGACGGAGATGCCGCGGGACGAACCGGCAGCGAGGGGGGCTGGCGGTTCGACCGGAAACGCGGCGCAGGACCACGAACGGACGAGCGCACACGGGCCACCCGCCCGTGCGGTGTCGTTCGCCCCAAGAACACGCCCGGACGCGCGCGGAAGCACCGGCCGCCCGGCAAAAAACCCCCGGTGGAGGCATCGAACATGGACTACCGCAGAAGCACGCTCTCGCTGAGCATCCTCACCGCGCTGTTCTGCGCGGGTACCGTCATGGCGCAGGACGCCGGCACGGCCCAGGCGCAGACCGACGCTGCGGCCAAGCCCGCACAGGCCGACCAGGCCAAGCAGCTCGAAACGGTCACCGTCAGCGGCATCCGCGCCAGCCTGCAGAAGTCGCTGGACCTCAAGCGCAACGCCGACTCGATCGTCGACGCCATCTCCGCCGAAGACGTGGGCAAGTTCCCCGACACCAACGTAGCCGAGTCGCTGTCGCATCTGCCCGGCATCAGCGTGGACCGCAACTTCGGCGAGGGCGACAAGGTCTCGATCCTCGGCACCGATCCCGCGCTCAATCGCCTGCTGCTGAACGGCCAGACGGTGGCCTCCACCAACTGGACCAGCGACCCGAACCACCCGGACGGCCGCTCCTTCAACTACAGCCTGCTCACCTCCGAGATCATCGGCACCGCCGAGGTCTACAAGACGCCACAGGCGCGCATCGACGAAGGCAGCATCGGCGGCACGGTGATCGTCAACACGCGCCGTCCGCTGGACCTGAAGGCCAATACGCTCACCGGCACGGTCAGCTACGGCTACAACGACCGCGCCGACAAGGGCAAGCCGAATGCCTCGGTGCTCTACAGCTGGAAGAACAGCGACGAGACCTTCGGCGTGCTCGGCTCGCTGATGCATTCGGACCGCGTGATCTACCGCGAAGGCACGGAAATCTTCGGCTACCAGCGCGCGAACGATCCGACGGATACCGATCCCAACCATCAGTTCCCGGCGGGCGTCGTGCCCGCGGGCACCAGCTTCACCTATCCCACCGCGATCAATACGGCGCTGTTCCAGCAGCACCGCAAGCGCGACGGCATCGCCACCGGCGTGCAGTGGAAGCCGAACAAGTCGTTCGAGCTGAACTTCACCGGCCTGTTCGTCACCGAGAAGTTCGACAACTACAACCAGAGCCGCTACGGCGACTGGTCCGGCAGCGCGCCGGCGGCCACCTCGGTCAACGTGCAGAACGGCGTCGCCACCAGCGGTTCCTACGGCGCCAACGCGCCCACCTACCTGGACGGCTACGAGCGCTTCTCCAAGGTCAACACCGGCGCCCTGCAGCTGCGCGCCGACTGGCACGGCGAAGGCTGGAACGCCTCCAGCCAGATCGGCTACACCAACTCCTCGGGCGGCTCGCAGGGCATCTACAGCCTGCAGTTCCGCGGCTACGGCGGCTACAACTGGAACCTGGCCGGCGACCACCCGCAGATCAACTACAACACCGATCCGACCGACGCGAGCCAGATGCTGGCCCACGGCGCCGGCTTCAGCCGCGCGCCCAGCTATGACCGCGAGCGCTACTTCCAGGCCGACTTCAGCCATGACGTGACGCTGGGCCCGCTGAACACAGTGGAGCTGGGCATCAAGAGCAGCAACCATTTCAATGGCCAGACCAACTACGCCGCGAGCATCCCCACGCTCGACAACAGCGGTGTGACGCTGTCCGACCTGCAGGGCGGCATGACGCCAGGCGACTATCTCGATGGCCTGAGCCCCGCCGGCAACATGGCGAACTGGGTGCAGATCAGCAAGGGCGGCCTCAAGCAGTACGTCAACACGCTGTACTCCGACGCGCCGATGGATCCGAAGGCCACCTACGCGATCTCCGAGCAGAACCGCGCGTTCTACATCCAGGGCGACTTCGGCGGCGAGAACTACCGCGGCAACATCGGCGCGCGCTACGTGCACACGCGCAACGGCATCACCGGCTACAACGTCATCGCCAACAACCAGTACGAGCCGGTAGACCAGAAGAACCGCTACAACGAGTGGCTGCCGTCGTTCAACATCGCCTACGACGTACGCGACGACCTGACCCTGCGCTTCGCTGCGGCCAAGACCCTGGCTCGTCCGCGCTACCAGGACATGACGCCCTACGTGGCGCTGGACGACCGCACGCAGACCGGCTCCTCGGGCAACGTCAACCTCAAGCCGTACAAGTCGACCAACTACGACGCCACGGCCGAGTGGTACTTCGCGGAGAACAGCCTGCTGTCGGCCGAGTTCTTCTTCCGCCGCATCAGCGACTACGTGCTGTACACCACCGTCGCGCGCACCTACTACAACCTGACCCAGCAGCAGAACACCGTGTACCAGATGGTGACGCCCACTAACGCGGGCGTGGCGAAGGTCAAGGGTGTGTCGCTCACCTACCAGACCAGCTTCGGCCACGGTTTCGGCCTGGCAGCGAACTACACCTACTCCGACGACAGCACGAGCAACGACTTCCCGCTGCCCTACAACTCGAAGAACTCGTTCACCCTAACGCCGTACTACGAGCAGGGCCCGTGGAGCGCGCGCGTTACCTTCAGTCGCCGCTCGCCCTACTTCACCCAGATCGGCACGCTGGAGTCGCAGCAGATCACCGGCCGCTTCCGCCAGCTCGACGCCTCGGTGTCGTACCAGCTCAACGATCACCTGCGCCTGCAGCTGGACGGCACCAACCTGCTGGACGAAACCTACTTCGTCTACAACGGCACGCCGAACCAGCCGTACAACGCCTACAAGAACGGCCGCACGTACACGCTGAGCATGAACTTCAAGCTATAAGAAGCACGCATCAGGACGGTCGACACGGGCCCGCGGAAAACCGCGGGCCCGTTTCCGTTTGGGAAGCGCGTAGCGAAAGCGAACCCTAACGATCGTCCCAGATAAGCCCTGCCGCGGTTCGCCTTCGGCTCACCGCGATCTAGGTCGCCTGCGAATCACCCCGTGCCTTCACGAAATCCACGAAGGCGCGCAAGGGCGCCGGCAGGTGCCGCCGCCCGGGGTAATAGAGAAACGGGCCGGAGAACGCCTGCCACCACGGCTCGAGCACCGGCTCCAGCGCGCCGCTGTCCAGGAATGGCTGCAGCATGTCTTCGTAGAGATGGATGACGCCAAGGCCCGCGACGGCCGCCTGGATCTTCAGATCGATCGCGCCGCCGGGCCGAGCGATCAGCGGGCCGGCGGGATCGACGCACACCACCTCGCCTTCGCGTTCGAACTCCCACAGCGGCATCGCGCCGCTGGCGAAACGCCCGCGCAGGCAGGCGTGCTCCAGCAGATCGCGCGGATGCTCCGGCCGGCCGCGCGCATCGAGATACGTCGGCGCGGCGGCCGTGGCGAAACGCTGCACGCGCGGACCGATCGGAATCGCGACCATGTCCTGCTCCAGCCGCTCGTCGTAGCGGATACCGGCATCGCAACCTTCGGACAGCACGTCCACGAAGCTGTCCTCGACGATCACGTCCATACGGATGTCGGGGTACGCCTTCATGAAGTCGATCAGGATCGGCGGCAGCACCGAGCGCGCGACGCCCGCGGGCACGTTGAGCCGGAGCGTCCCGGCGGGTCGGTCGCGGAAGCCATTGAGCACGTCCAGCGCGCCTTCCATCTCGGCGAGCGCCGGCGCCAGCCGCTCGATCAGGCGCGCCCCAGCTTCCGTCGTCGTCACGCTGCGCGTCGTGCGGTTGAGCAGGCGTATGCCGAGCTTCGTCTCCAGCCGCGTCACCGCGGCGCTCAGGCCGGAGGCGGAGACGCCGCCCACGCGGGCGGCGTCGCGGAAACCACCGGAGCGGACGACGGCAACGAACGCCATCAGATCGTTGACCTCGGCCATTGTTCATTCCTTCGCACAACCCGTGCACATTGAGCTGGATTATCCAACAGCCGGGGCTTCCCCATAGTGAGCGCCATGACCGCTCACCACGAGGAACATTTCATGTCGCCGCCTCCCTCCAGCTACCTCTTCGCCGGCCGCCCCGTGAACCGCATGGGCTACGGCGCCATGCAGCTCGCCGGCCCCCAGGTCTTCGGTCCGCCCAAGGACCGCGCTGCGGCCGTCGCCGTGCTGCGCGAGGCCGTGGCTGCCGGCGTCGACCACATCGATACCAGCGACTTCTACGGCCCCCACGTCACCAACCAGATCATCCGCGAGGCTCTGCACCCCTACCCGGACGACTTGCTGATCGTCACCAAGGTCGGCGCGTTCCGGGGCGATGACGCCTCCTGGCTGCCGGCGCAGGAGCCCGCGGATCTCGAACGCGCGGTGCACGACAACCTGCGCAACCTCGGCCTGGACGTGCTGGACGTGGTCAACCTGCGCGTGATGGGCGACATCCATGCCCCCTCGGAAGGCTCCATCGCCCGCCAGGTCGCCGTGCTGGCCGAGCTGCGGCAGCGTGGCCTGATCCGCCACATCGGCCTGAGCAATGCCACCTCCGCCCAGGTCGCCGAGGCGCAGGGCATCGTGCCGATCGTCTGCGTGCAGAACCACTACAACCTCGTGCACCGCGCGGACGACGCGCTGGTGGACGAACTCGCCGCCAAGGGCGTTGCCTACGTACCGTTCTTCCCGCTCGGCGGCTTCACGCCCATCCAGTCCGGCGAACTGGCCCGCATCGCCGGCACGCTCGGAGCCACGCCCTTGCAGGTCGCGCTGGCCTGGCTGCTGCATCGCTCGCCGAACATCCTGCTCATTCCGGGCACGTCGTCGGTGGCGCACCTGCGCGAGAACCTCGAGGCGGCGAAGCTTCCGCTCTCCGCCTCAGTGATGGCGGAACTCGACGCGCTGGGCGCGCGCTGACCGCCCGACGGAGCAGCGGCGCGGCCACGATGACGAACGGGCCGCGCCGGCCTTCCACGGCGCGGCTAGCATGACGCACCCTCCCGCGCCGGAGTGCCCATGCCGCTCAAGGACGTCGCAAGAACTCACGCAAGCCGCATCGACCGGACGGCGCTGACGCACGCGCTCGTCGATGCCGTCGCCACTATGCTGGCAGCGATCGCCACGCTGCTGTGCACGCTGGCCCTCGCTCCCGGTGCCGGCCCGGCCATCCTCGCGGTCGTGCTGTGTATCTCGCTGTCGCGCAGCCAGCTCGATCGCGATCTGAAAGGGCGCCTGGAAGCCGCCCTGGTGCTGCCTGTCGTAGGCCTGGTCGCCCTCGCGGTCGGATGGCTGCTGCGGCACGCCCCATGGGCAGGCGCCACGGTCTTCGTCGCCGGCATGTCCGTGTCCATCTGGTTGCGCCGCTTCGGCGCGCCGGCGCGCCGCGCCGGCAGCCTGATCGCCCTGCCCTTCGTCGCGCTGCTCACCGTGCCGCACATCCAACCGACGGCCGGGGCGCAACTGCCGAGCTGGCTGGTGCCTATCGTGGTCGCCTGGCTGGCGCTTCTCTGGGTCGCGGTCTTCCATGGGCTTGCCGATCGACTGAGCGCACGCAGGAAGGTTGCGCACGCTGCGCCGGCGTTGGTTCCTGCGCCGGCGGACGGCACGCGGCTGCCGGCCAGCACGCGGATGGCCGTCCAGATGGCCGTGGCGCTGGCCGCTGCGTTCGTCGCAGGGTTTCTGGCCTTTCCGGAGCGCTGGGGCTGGGTCGTGCTGACCGCCTTCATCGTCAACAGCGGCAACCAGGGCCGCCTGGACGTCGTCTACAAGAGCGGCATGCGCGTGCTCGGCGCCGGCGCGGGAACGGCGCTGGCCCTGATCATTGGCACGCATGCGGCCGCCAGCCCCGGCGCAACGACGGCATGGATTCTCGCCTCGCTCTTCCTCGGCGTGTGGCTGCGCCCGTTCGGCTATGCGTGGTGGGCGCTGTTCGTGACGGTGGCGCTGGCACTGCTGCAAGGCTTCGCCGACGCTGCCCCAGCCGCACTGCTATGGCTGCGCATGGAGGAAATCATGATCGGCGCGCTCATCGGCATCGCCGCCGCATGGCTCGTTCTGCCGGTGCGCTCCACGGACGTATTGCGGCGACGGTTAGCCGACGCGCTGGCCGTACTCAGCGAGGCCATGGATCCAACTGCGGAACACCGCCAGACCGTGGCATTCGACGTGGCGCTGGATCGGCTCGAACAGGTCGCCGCGCCATTCCGGGCCGTCCGACTGCTGAGCCGCCGGCGCCATGCCGAAGCCGCCGACTGGGCGGACGCGCTGCTCGACTGCCGCCGACCGGCCCGTGCGCTGGTCGACCTGGGCCAGGCGCCGGCCCAGGTACGCCGGGCGATCGGTGCCGCGCGACGCGCCCAGC
It contains:
- a CDS encoding TonB-dependent receptor, with the translated sequence MDYRRSTLSLSILTALFCAGTVMAQDAGTAQAQTDAAAKPAQADQAKQLETVTVSGIRASLQKSLDLKRNADSIVDAISAEDVGKFPDTNVAESLSHLPGISVDRNFGEGDKVSILGTDPALNRLLLNGQTVASTNWTSDPNHPDGRSFNYSLLTSEIIGTAEVYKTPQARIDEGSIGGTVIVNTRRPLDLKANTLTGTVSYGYNDRADKGKPNASVLYSWKNSDETFGVLGSLMHSDRVIYREGTEIFGYQRANDPTDTDPNHQFPAGVVPAGTSFTYPTAINTALFQQHRKRDGIATGVQWKPNKSFELNFTGLFVTEKFDNYNQSRYGDWSGSAPAATSVNVQNGVATSGSYGANAPTYLDGYERFSKVNTGALQLRADWHGEGWNASSQIGYTNSSGGSQGIYSLQFRGYGGYNWNLAGDHPQINYNTDPTDASQMLAHGAGFSRAPSYDRERYFQADFSHDVTLGPLNTVELGIKSSNHFNGQTNYAASIPTLDNSGVTLSDLQGGMTPGDYLDGLSPAGNMANWVQISKGGLKQYVNTLYSDAPMDPKATYAISEQNRAFYIQGDFGGENYRGNIGARYVHTRNGITGYNVIANNQYEPVDQKNRYNEWLPSFNIAYDVRDDLTLRFAAAKTLARPRYQDMTPYVALDDRTQTGSSGNVNLKPYKSTNYDATAEWYFAENSLLSAEFFFRRISDYVLYTTVARTYYNLTQQQNTVYQMVTPTNAGVAKVKGVSLTYQTSFGHGFGLAANYTYSDDSTSNDFPLPYNSKNSFTLTPYYEQGPWSARVTFSRRSPYFTQIGTLESQQITGRFRQLDASVSYQLNDHLRLQLDGTNLLDETYFVYNGTPNQPYNAYKNGRTYTLSMNFKL
- a CDS encoding LysR substrate-binding domain-containing protein, which codes for MMAFVAVVRSGGFRDAARVGGVSASGLSAAVTRLETKLGIRLLNRTTRSVTTTEAGARLIERLAPALAEMEGALDVLNGFRDRPAGTLRLNVPAGVARSVLPPILIDFMKAYPDIRMDVIVEDSFVDVLSEGCDAGIRYDERLEQDMVAIPIGPRVQRFATAAAPTYLDARGRPEHPRDLLEHACLRGRFASGAMPLWEFEREGEVVCVDPAGPLIARPGGAIDLKIQAAVAGLGVIHLYEDMLQPFLDSGALEPVLEPWWQAFSGPFLYYPGRRHLPAPLRAFVDFVKARGDSQAT
- a CDS encoding aldo/keto reductase family oxidoreductase, which encodes MSPPPSSYLFAGRPVNRMGYGAMQLAGPQVFGPPKDRAAAVAVLREAVAAGVDHIDTSDFYGPHVTNQIIREALHPYPDDLLIVTKVGAFRGDDASWLPAQEPADLERAVHDNLRNLGLDVLDVVNLRVMGDIHAPSEGSIARQVAVLAELRQRGLIRHIGLSNATSAQVAEAQGIVPIVCVQNHYNLVHRADDALVDELAAKGVAYVPFFPLGGFTPIQSGELARIAGTLGATPLQVALAWLLHRSPNILLIPGTSSVAHLRENLEAAKLPLSASVMAELDALGAR
- a CDS encoding FUSC family protein; translation: MPLKDVARTHASRIDRTALTHALVDAVATMLAAIATLLCTLALAPGAGPAILAVVLCISLSRSQLDRDLKGRLEAALVLPVVGLVALAVGWLLRHAPWAGATVFVAGMSVSIWLRRFGAPARRAGSLIALPFVALLTVPHIQPTAGAQLPSWLVPIVVAWLALLWVAVFHGLADRLSARRKVAHAAPALVPAPADGTRLPASTRMAVQMAVALAAAFVAGFLAFPERWGWVVLTAFIVNSGNQGRLDVVYKSGMRVLGAGAGTALALIIGTHAAASPGATTAWILASLFLGVWLRPFGYAWWALFVTVALALLQGFADAAPAALLWLRMEEIMIGALIGIAAAWLVLPVRSTDVLRRRLADALAVLSEAMDPTAEHRQTVAFDVALDRLEQVAAPFRAVRLLSRRRHAEAADWADALLDCRRPARALVDLGQAPAQVRRAIGAARRAQRGPDSLLPALHELRTVLRSAAQRSTVPLAADNSP